Genomic window (Culex pipiens pallens isolate TS chromosome 3, TS_CPP_V2, whole genome shotgun sequence):
tgggtgagacttagaaaacatcaattttcctgtttttaaacctttgcattgcaatatctcagcaactaaaggtcgtatcaacaaagtccgaagaagcaaaatatagagaattttctcagcttttcaaaaatatttttttcaaaagtgggcaaacatgtgcactaattttaaaaaatgaaaaactgcgactattttcaaaaaagtcacctaaaaatggatttaacatgaaaacggtgcactttatcaaaatttcactaaagtactttttgattgcaaatttgattttacatcgaaaaatgaagttgaaaaatttttgcgaccaatatttcgattttttgaaaaaatcagtattgattcaaaaattcataactcgctcaatgattttttgcacaacctggaaatttctgaaaagttggcattttatgtcctctaaaacatatcaaaaaataaaaaaaattaaaaatagtgtttttttgcaaatcaagttttagtgataaaaagttaaataaaaaaatcaccaaattttttttaccgtgtatcatttttttccagtgtagtccatatccatacctacaactttgccgaagacaccaaatcgatcaaaaaaatccttcaaaagatacagatttttgaattttcacatatcatttttgtatggacagctgccaaatttgtatggaaaattatatggacaaactaatgatgcaaaatggcttctttgggcataccgaaggcaccaaaaaagtttcagccggattaaaaaatacaaaaattaaaattgaagaaaaaagaccgatttcgtagagaattgctcatttggaaagataattgattttcctacaaagaaatatcatgcagaatgaaTCATGTAGTACCTGTGCctcccctgaaataaaaatgtagcgtgacgggacaacatcgtaaaactggacttttaaaaggcacactacaaaaatcgctatagttttgccagtttgatttttaaaaacttttgctcttctacacattatcacaaattaaaaaacgaatcttttgctccttgaactgaaagaattggttgaaatttgagtttttgccagccatttcttttcgtgacgggacaacgcaaggagcagatttatgaaaaaactcctcttccgttcaatggcttgcagaccacaaaacgaagttgactttatagctgtcggccaccattgctagtaccaaccactagtgtcttcctttttatctacaaggacttcgccgccctgggctcctaagtgtatgaaagtatggcacggagcgacggcgccgaatacccatatttacacaaagaattttagagcgcccgccgcgggattcgaaccggcgacctctggattgtgagtccagtgcgccgtccgattgatccacacgggcgggacaccacatttggtcaatattcttggcttttaaggtaagaaaacgcatttaaagcacattggaactattgcatcataataaaattgattttttttttcatattaaaaatcacattaaaaattgaaaaatgtgacattttggtgtagcttcgctaagaaacGGCCAGgcacgtttttggccaaaaatgacctctcgaaaaattggaattgatcaaaaagtacccaaatgtttgaaaatctctactttaaatattttagcaagtcaatacgattccctcgaacaagaaacactgttggatgacttgtttttactatatctttgtatttgagcatcattttagtttcatttgactcaatgtcaccccctctaaggtgtgagattgggtcaattttcaaactattggcatttaaggtagtgttcatcaaaatccaccatattttgggaaaatgttagtaaaatatctgagaacaaatctacgttgaaagattttcgatgttatttaaattgtttttgctattaagaaaatacgagaggtgtatcgtatTTTgtcccatagtcacccccactgacggtaccaaTATCCCTGACTTTTAATCAAGATTTTTATATTCAACTTCAGATCACTTGTTCAAAGTGCTCGTTGTCTAAAAACAGCATAACTAATCTGACTTATTTTCTCGTTTTATTCCATTTTAGTTAACACCTCGGATATTTAGAATAGCGATAGTACTATGCATCATCGTCGCAATCTTCTCACAAACCACAGACAGTGCTCAGAGTAAGTATATTTGCTCAAACTTTAGTAGCGTACTTGACCACCTGACATTTCCGTTTCTAAACCAACTTGCTGCGCAGTTTCCTCTCTCATTCATGCTAAATGACGAGCGAGGTGGTCTATAAATAAGCGCAATTTATTGCCAAACCAAATCTATAAAATCCTGCATATCAAGCGCTTGCCAATCATGATTTATGCCATCGACGAGCTAGATCTTGCAGCTGCTCGCTAGTCGTCCACTTCCCAGTCAGCCGCGTGAGACCGGACACCAGAATCTTAATGTATGCCTTCCCATCAAGCTCACCTTTTTCTATTGCATTTCAGCCAAACGCCGCATCCGGCGGCCAACTAGCCTCAAGTCCAGCGCCGCCACCTCCGCCAAACAGCCCGAAGAGGACAACCGAATCCCGGTGAAGAAGATCGCCCAGGATCGGTCGGACCAAGCGCCGGCTTCCGCCACCAACCGGTTCCGGGTGCGGTCCAAGACGCGTGGCGGTACGGCACTTGCCGCCGGTGCCGCTGGAGTCGTAGCTGGAGCGGCCAGCAGCAATGCGTTGGTCACGAAGAAGGTCCAGGACAAGGACGGCTACAAGATCGTCTGTTACTACACGAACTGGTCCCAGTACCGGACCAAGCTGGGCAAGTTCGTGCCGGAGGACATTCCGGCCGATCTGTGCACGCACATTATTTTCGCGTTCGGATGGCTGAAGAAGGGCAAGCTGAGCTCGTTCGAGAGCAACGATGAGACCAAGGACGGCAAGACCGGGCTGTACGAGCGTATGATGACGCTGAAGAAGGCGAATCCCAAACTGCAGATCCTGCTGGCGATTGGAGGTTGGTCGTTTGGTACGCAAAAGTTCAAGGAGATGTCCGCGACGCGGTACGCCCGACAGACCTTCATCTACTCGGCCATTCCGTTTTTGAGGCAGCGTGGATTCGACGGATTGGATATGGATTGGGAGTACCCGAAGGGATCGGACGACAAGAAGAATTTTGTTGCGCTGTTGAAGGAATTGAGGGAAGCGTTCGAAGCTGAATCGCAGGAGATCCGTTCGCCAAGACTGCTGCTGACCGCTGCCGTGCCCGTTGGTCCGGACAATGTTCGTGGAGGATACGACGTTCCGGCTGTCGCTAGCTACCTGGACTTTATCAACCTGATGGCGTACGATTTCCACGGCAAGTGGGAACGCGAAACCGGACACAACGCCCCGCTGTACGCTCCCTCGACGGACTCGGAATGGCGCAAGCAGCTGTCGGTGGACTTTGCCGCTAACCTGTGGGTCAAGATGGGAGCCCCCAAGGACAAGCTGGTCATCGGAATGCCCACGTACGGTCGCTCGTTCACGCTGACCAACACCGAGCGGTACAAGGTCAACTCCCCGGCGAAGGACGGTGGCAAGGCCGGCGAGTACACCAAAGAATCGGGCTTCCTGGCATACTACGAGATCTGCGAGATGCTGCTGAACGGTGCCGCGTACGTTTGGGATGAGGAAATGAAGGTCCCGTACCTGGTCGACGGTGATCAGTGGGTTGGCTTCGACGACGAACGCTCGATCCGTAACAAGATGGTGTGGATCAAGACGAACGGCTTCGCCGGCGCCATGGTGTGGACCGTGGACATGGACGACTTTAGCGGAACGGTGTGCGGGGGGAACGTAAAGTACCCGCTGATCGGAGCGATGCGCGAGGAACTGCGCGGGGTTAGCCGAGGGGCTGACGCCAAGGACGTCAACTGGGAGGCCGTCGCTGCTACTATTGAAGACAAGGTAAGATCACGCAAGTTTGTGTAGGTTGTATTGGTAATTCTAACGCTTCGCTTGCAGGAAGTTGAAAAGCCAGCCCCGATCGAGATCTCCGTGTCCGAACTGCTCAAGAAGGTTCAGAAGCCGCAGAAGAAGATCATCAAGCAAGGATTGGCCACCATTGAGAAGAACTGTAAGTAGCCCTATCTGAGATGAATCTTTGAACCTTTTCACACCTTGTTCTCCCGACAGCTCGCCCCGGACAGGTCTTCTGCTATCTGACCAGCTGGTCTGCCAAGCGCCCGGGAGCCGGCAAATTTGAGCCCAAGGACATCGACGCCAAGCTGTGTACGCACGTCGTGTACGCGTTCGCCACCCTGAAGGACCACAAGCTGACCGAAGCCAACGAGAACGACCCGGACATGTACGACGAGGTGATCGCGCTGCGTGAGCAGAACCCCGACCTGCAGATCCTGCTGGCCATCGGAGGGTGGGCGTTCGGATCGACTCCGTTCAAGGAGCTCACCTCGAACGTGTTCCGCATGAACCAGTTCGTGTACGAAGCGATTGAATTCCTGCGCGAGTATCAGTTCAACGGTCTGGATGTGGACTGGGAGTACCCACGAGGCGCGGACGACCGTAAGGCTTACGTTGATCTGCTGCGCGAGCTGCGTATCGCGTTTGAGGGTGAGGCCAAGACTTCGGGACAGCCACGACTGCTGCTGACAGCCGCTGTGCCAGCTTCGTTCGAAGCCATCGCCGCTGGATACGACGTGCCGGAAATCTCCAAGTACCTGGACTTTATCAACGTCATGACGTACGACTTCCACGGCCAATGGGAGCGCCAAGTCGGACACAACTCGCCCCTGTTCCCGCTGGACACGGCCTCGGCCTACCAGAAGAAGCTCACCGTTGACTACAGCGCCCGCGAATGGGTCAAGCAGGGAGCCCCCAAGGAGAAGCTGCTCATCGGAATGCCCACGTACGGACGATCCTTCACCCTGGTCAACCAGACCCAGTTTGACATCGGTGCGCCAGCCTCGGGCGGTGGAATGCCCGGCAAGTTCACCAACGAAGCGGGCTTCCTGAGCTACTACGAGATCTGCGCCTTCCTCGGAGTGGACAACACCACGCTGGTGTGGGACTCGGAGCAACAAGTGCCATTTGCGTACCGCAAGGACCAGTGGGTCGGATTCGACGACGAGCGATCGCTGAAGACCAAGGTGAGTTAGGTCATCACCCTCGATCGTCGATCATTTCTCAACACAACTTCTTCGCTCTTTCCCGTAGATGGAGTGGCTGAAGGAGATGGGCTTCGGTGGCATTATGGTTTGGTCCGTGGACATGGATGACTTTTCGGGGCGGTGCGGCGCCGGCAAGTTCCCGCTGCTGAACGTGCTCAACGACGAGCTGAAGGACTACAAGGTGGCGCTGGAGTACGACGGACCATACGAGTCGCACGGCCCGCGCGGGGCGTACACCACCAAGGATCGTGAGTGTCGGGAGGGgggcaaggggtttccagcatcgtgttgTCACTAATCCGGAATAACTTGGACTTTTGGGGGTAATTCTGGATTTACCCAATAATTCcggagtaatttttgtaatttccgatattttttttgtaattaatggTAATTTCAATCTACAGAAAATTATGGAACaaagaaaaatcatttatttgtttatttatttttatgtaagGAGTTCCAGCATTGTGCCAGAACGGTAATCCTGAATTACTCGAATTTTGAGCAAGTAATTCAATAATTTCAGAATTCCGCAGTAATTCAAGtattttctgcaaaatttaaaGTAATCCTTGACATATTTCCAGTAATGCTGGTAATTCCATTTaaactggtcagtaatccttgatgctggaaacccttggagATTTTGTATTGCTGGAAAAAAgagaataatatttttaaatc
Coding sequences:
- the LOC120415757 gene encoding probable chitinase 10; this encodes MLTPRIFRIAIVLCIIVAIFSQTTDSAQTKRRIRRPTSLKSSAATSAKQPEEDNRIPVKKIAQDRSDQAPASATNRFRVRSKTRGGTALAAGAAGVVAGAASSNALVTKKVQDKDGYKIVCYYTNWSQYRTKLGKFVPEDIPADLCTHIIFAFGWLKKGKLSSFESNDETKDGKTGLYERMMTLKKANPKLQILLAIGGWSFGTQKFKEMSATRYARQTFIYSAIPFLRQRGFDGLDMDWEYPKGSDDKKNFVALLKELREAFEAESQEIRSPRLLLTAAVPVGPDNVRGGYDVPAVASYLDFINLMAYDFHGKWERETGHNAPLYAPSTDSEWRKQLSVDFAANLWVKMGAPKDKLVIGMPTYGRSFTLTNTERYKVNSPAKDGGKAGEYTKESGFLAYYEICEMLLNGAAYVWDEEMKVPYLVDGDQWVGFDDERSIRNKMVWIKTNGFAGAMVWTVDMDDFSGTVCGGNVKYPLIGAMREELRGVSRGADAKDVNWEAVAATIEDKEVEKPAPIEISVSELLKKVQKPQKKIIKQGLATIEKNSRPGQVFCYLTSWSAKRPGAGKFEPKDIDAKLCTHVVYAFATLKDHKLTEANENDPDMYDEVIALREQNPDLQILLAIGGWAFGSTPFKELTSNVFRMNQFVYEAIEFLREYQFNGLDVDWEYPRGADDRKAYVDLLRELRIAFEGEAKTSGQPRLLLTAAVPASFEAIAAGYDVPEISKYLDFINVMTYDFHGQWERQVGHNSPLFPLDTASAYQKKLTVDYSAREWVKQGAPKEKLLIGMPTYGRSFTLVNQTQFDIGAPASGGGMPGKFTNEAGFLSYYEICAFLGVDNTTLVWDSEQQVPFAYRKDQWVGFDDERSLKTKMEWLKEMGFGGIMVWSVDMDDFSGRCGAGKFPLLNVLNDELKDYKVALEYDGPYESHGPRGAYTTKDPNEVVCAEEDGHISYHPDKADCTHYFMCEGERKHHMPCPANLVFNPNENVCDWPENVEGCQSHTQTPPAA